A stretch of the Aegilops tauschii subsp. strangulata cultivar AL8/78 chromosome 4, Aet v6.0, whole genome shotgun sequence genome encodes the following:
- the LOC109739350 gene encoding ubiquitin-conjugating enzyme E2 28: MISLQGPAEGPSHLSAGPVSEDMFHWQATIMGPSDSPFTGGLFLVNIHFPLDYPFKPAKVSFRTKVFHPNINSNSSICLDILKEQWSPALTISKVLLSICSLPTDPNPNDPLVPEIAHMYKTDWAKYEPTACET, from the exons ATGATCTCACTGCAAGGACCTGCAGAAGGACCCTCCCACCTCAGCGCAG GTCCTGTAAGTGAGGACATGTTCCACTGGCAGGCCACTATCATGGGACCCTCGGACAGCCCGTTTACTGGTGGTCTATTTTTGGTGAACATCCATTTCCCACTGGATTATCCCTTCAAGCCCGCGAAG GTCTCTTTCCGCACCAAGGTGTTCCACCCAAACATCAACAGCAACAGCAGCATTTGCCTTGACATTCTCAAGGAACAGTGGAGCCCGGCTTTGACCATATCAAAG GTCCTCCTGTCAATCTGTTCGTTGCCGACGGACCCCAACCCCAATGATCCTCTGGTGCCTGAGATTGCTCACATGTACAAGACTGATTGGGCCAAGTATGAGCCCACGGCAtgcgagacgtag